The genomic region TGGGATCCCCTCGGCTGGAATAACACCAGCGGACTTGGTCCCTTTCATGGCAGTACTTCCCTTGTGAGGGGAAATAAGCAgcacaaactaaaaacacatgaagTGGTTTTATCAGCACATACAGTCACCCATAAGCGCTCGCCGtgtgcacagacacaaacacaaacacacacactctctcacacacacacgctcacatgtAAATCATCCACTGTCCACATCCATACATTATCTGCTCAAGgtactcaacaaaaaaaaaagataaatatttcaaaaaacCCAGCAGAGGCTGGTGTTTTGGCtttgtacagtatttatacCTGTATATTATATGAATTTCTGCGTCattaaaaattataaataaggggaaaaaataaatttgCCATAACAGAAAAACCACTGCTTTAACTCATTGTTGTAAACTGTAAACTCATTAAGCAGCTAACATTGGAGACCTATAATATCACTGGAGCATCCGTGATGcctgatttcttcttcttcgctTTAGTACACTGCTTCAGCTTTCCAGCTACGTTAACATTCCCTGATGCCGAGTGGTCTTCTGCATTGTCCGACATTCCCTTTTCTCTGTCCTGTTCAGTGTGTCTCCTCTTGGCGCTGAGTAAAGATCTGCCAAGGCACTTTGAGAGTATGGGTGACAGTATAGGCTACAGAAGGGGAGCTGCTCTACGGACTACAGTCCCTCTGCCAACGGTCTCCTTGTCTAGAGGTGGAAGCACTTAAGACAACACTTCTCTGCAGACTTCAACAAAGAAAGGCTAAGCAAAAGCGCTTTGAGAAGTGATTGGTTGCTTCTACGTCACCTCCCATAGAGAACATATATATGCTTGCCAGAGAGTTGGATAGGGATTCCTCTGGTGTCCCAGAGTCCTTCATACCATGAATTCATTATTGCCATACAATACCAGCGACTGTGGTATGTCTGGCGGGTCCCTGCTATGGCCGCCACTGTCTCTTGAGTGCCTTTTTGGTGAATGCTTGGCCCCCTTCAGTTTTTGTTTGCTCTTCTCTGGATTGAAGGTGCCTCGACTGGTAAACTGGGGCCTATTGTCATGCATGCCTTCAAGATCCCCTGTAGGGCTCATTTCTATGCTATCAGAAGAGGCTTGAGACGTGTTCAGGGACTGGGACTGGGACTGGGCTGGACCTGAGCCTTGGGGTGGAGACTTGGAGTGGAAACGAAAGCGCcgtgtggaggaagaggaggataatgGGTGGTAGTGTGATGAGGAGGAATAGGAAGAAACACTAGAGCAAGAGTCAACAGAGTCCAGAGAGTCAGGCTGCCGGTGGAGAATGCGGCGTCGGGGGCTCCTTCCATCAGACCTTCGAGGCCATGGGGATGTCAACGCTGGACCTCTTTCTGCAgtaaaaaacaatgacaaatcaAGTCGGGTTTTTATCTCCTGTTCCAAATCACACTTGCAAAAATGCAAACTGAAAGGTGAGTTGTGATTCTCATACCAGAGAAGTCAGAAATGGTTTCCTCAGAGTCAACGTTGAGGTTTTCAGAGCTATCAGCTGTACCAATGGAGGCCTCTGACTCCAGGGTCTCATCATCTGATGCTCGGGGCTCCAGAGTCAAAATCTCAAAAGTCAACTCCTCTCTGCAGAGTAAAAACATTCTccacattaaaaatgttgagGCACAGCTAACACTTGTAATACATGCAATGTAATGTtgacacatcattttaaatgcgATGACggattttacttttctttttgcagGCTTTCAATTTGCTCTGTTAACACTCTCTCTTCCTGCTGCATGGCTGCCTGCTGATACTCTGAGATTTCAACCAAAGAGTCTGCTCCCTCTTCACCACCGCTTTCCTCCACCACAGTGTTGGCCACAGGCGGCAGGCGGGGACTTAGTGGAGGTGAAGGTGTGTTGTAGCTTAGTCTCTGTAAGTGGCCTTTTccctgagaaaaacacaaaacaaatcacatatTTTATCTTCTCACATTTGTTCTTTATAAGACgctgctcacacacatgcagggacGGAAGCATATGAAATGAACAGCTATGTTGAAAACAATACGGCCGTCCTTAATAAGCATTAACAAACTAAAACGTCACATTGTCACacaatgtttacctttttaGCTGCATTTGGCTGCTTAAGAGGAAAagtgacaaacaaataaacccGAGATCAGTGACTGCAGATTCAAACAGgtcaaaaaagagagaaaacaaactaCAGTCTAATATCAAAATCAATTCTAGCAACTTATTTACATTCTCATTTTAGCCTCTTATTGTTGACATTCTGAGTTCTTAAAAGTCAAGCTGACAGTAACAATTTGATACACTGTTACTGTCAACTTGACAGAATCACTATCAtcattatttctgtatgtttttgctttattaatagattcatgTTGCGTCATAAATACCTTTATATAGTGAACtatttattgttccatatcaaaacaaacacttttattttgaaatgatgtgaaatagcatcctaaatattttaatttcaatgtttttttctcaaaaatTTGGACTATTTTTTCTTGACCAGCCCCCTaatgaccaaactagacactcagtgacCCCCAGGTCAATTgaatttgagacccctgctctaaacaCTTCTGTTCACAATTTATCCAGAGACAGActtgacagaaataaaataaacatttccaaTTCCTGCTCTAGATTTCTTTTGTGAGTGAGCCACATGGTGGATGCATACATACCAGTGTGAACTATTGCTGATCAATAAagtacatccatccattcatctatcTATAGACAAAAATCAAACAGCTATTTGTACAGGTCTCAAAAGAGACATCCTAGCTAGTACAGAACTGAAGGCTCAGTCAGGTGGACTTAAACTCCTGTCTGTGATTCATAACAACTGATAACAGTGGGATTTCTCATACAGgtcatattattttatcttacCATTGACCGTCGAATGACAGTCAATCTGAACTTGGCCTTGTTTTCAGCAAACTCCAGGGTATGGATGTCCTTCAGTCGTAATCTGTACTTACTCATCTGCTCGCAGATGATAAGTTCTACACACCTGTGGAACGACAAGACAAAACCACTTATATGATGACACAGTGCTGTTCTTATACACGTAGGCCCAGTTCATACTGGATGTGTGACATGTCCCCACACCAATGTGTTTATGATTTTAGTTTCTGTTTCAACTCAGACAGAAAACTTCATATTATCTTTTGTTTACtcagatggacagagagagatagagagaaccTGCCCACACCATGTGTCTCGTGTGAACCAAACCTTAGCCTCCTTTAGACCAGTGGGTACCTGAAAGCTCACCTGGCAGAGCTAGTGCTCCGTGTACTGAAGCTACAactctctgcagcagctggaaaaGTTCCCATGTTGCCAAATTTCACAATGCTGACCTTTGCTGCGTGTTTTCTCTAATCGCTCCCTCTTTCAAAGTACAATCCGTCTTATCCAACTCTGGATTAAAATGCGCCAAAATGTCTACAAAAACACCAGTGGCTCAGtttctttgaaaacaaaaaacaactcattttcTACACCAGAGACATTCCAGTAAAAAGtattgtgtttaaaacaaacaaacaaaaaaaaaccgaTTTTTATTGTGAGTTTTCAGATGTAATTGAcatgatactgtatgtgtgacttTCCAGAACAATCTTTTTTAGTTTGTTGCTATTTAGTCTAATGTACTCTTTTGCTCTGTTGTAAAATTCCTGCTGAATTGGACATTGATGGCCTTAAAGAAGCTGATGTTTATCGGTCCCACATGGAACCCATTAGTTTAATTCTAGTTCCACTTCCACTGTTTTTATCCTGGTCATGTGTCCTGCTGTGAATGAAACGCGACTGTGTCCCcatttgggggtggggggggggggggggggcaacccCACACTTTGTGACAGACACTAAGTTCATGCTTACGCAGTCGTCTTGCTGATGTCTTGAACACTCTGCAGTGGATCGATGGTATCGGGACAACGAAGGATGCACGGAGCAAAAACTATGGCCAAGGCATTAGCAGACATACGGTTTGTCTCCTCTTGCAAGGCGACCCTAAAAAGCACAAACTCAACATTAGAGTCAACCATCAGGAAGGAAATAATAttctgttcattcatttattaaagaaCTGATATTTGTTTTACCTGACAAGATGAAATATGAGGCGTTCCAGAGTGCATATGTGAGTTCTGTTTAGCTGATCAATAATTGAATACACCCCTCTAATCATTTCCTTTTTATCCTGCAAACCTGGAGAGACATTCAGACAAGATGAATCAAGAATAAAATCAAACTTTGGACTGAATGTAGAGTGCGGTGCACTTGAAGTACATATTAGCATTGTACGCCTGGATGATGACTACTCACCCATGGCTCGTATAAACTCTTCATACAGCTCAAAGGTCAAGAGAGGATTAGGCAGGTCTCTCAGCCACTGTTTGAAAACACTGGCAATGACGTTGATGTTGTAATCGTCCAGATTCATGCTTTCCACATCTGTTTGGGGAACGCAGGCAAACCAGATCGCATTTAGTTAGACCCCATAAATGGTTCTTAGTTTTAAAAGGTCCATCCAATCACTCATACCTATTccaaactacggtggcctttgcataccagaaaagTTATAACaactctctcccactctttcTGTTATTTCTTCACGAAACACATGTTCATTCAGACTAGGGATGGGACCATAcgactttttttgtgtctgataccgatatcactaACTCGaatatctaccgataccgacaTCAGTCCAATACACTCATTTTAGACCAtatatgaactatgaagctgttaacacatttgtgctgagtcatttcaaagacgtCATTCTACAACTGTgttacaaatattgttctccccaaaagaagaaataaacagccctaacatgactcagctaaaatgcttttgctggtttttatttacatctttGCTGAAACACGCGACATATAGGATTTTTGAATTGTGttgaatttttaatttttatctgtccgatatctgatccagtgattttgtcCAGTATCGGGCCGATACCGATGCTGactgataccgattcccatccctaatcaGACTGCTGTGCTTCATAAAGCGAGACCCTTGCCTGAAGCACATAAAAAAGGCTTACTCTAAggctgtgaaaacaaaaaacaagtttttattttaaagcacttaTACACTGATGCAAACATCTGGGAAGTACATTCCATGTCTGCCAATATGCTCAGCtacatattacacactggacctttaaaagctAACCATTCACCCGTTAGCTGTAGTTTATAGAAAAAGTTACCCGTGTCAAGTCCTTGTTTGAGTTCCTTAATTTTGTTGGTGGAGCCAGATTTCCGGTATATTCCTTCAGTGTAGAGTCCGTGCATCTCAATGTAGTTGATTAGCTTCTCCACAACCAGGGGCACTGTTTTGTCATCATTAGTCAGACGAGAAACCTCTACTCCAAACTGTCTGGAGGAGAGCTCTGGATCAAACTGACACAAGACACAAACATTATATACAGCCTTTGATAAACACACGATAATGCTGTGTACTTTTATTCATGTGTGATGCCACAAGctcaataataatcaataatcaatataaGATTTGGTAAAGGttcaaggaagaaaaacaaagagtctCAGTGTGTATGTTTGGTCTTATCACTATCATATGTTAGTAAATATACTAGCATTTTGAAACCACAGCTACACAATTCATGTCACGGAACATAATTAAAGGGATACACAATAATACGACTAACTCACCTTCTTACTGCATTTGGTGGTCGTCCTCTGGCAGCACTTTCTATGGCAGGCGTACCGGCACACTGGATTAACACAGCCGGAGAAATCAAACGGGTCATTTCCATTATCAACAGAAAGACAGTGTCTCCTCATTATTCAGCAAAAGTTGGgccaaaagacaaaaatgttgaCACAAGCAGCATTGGCTGGAATTAAGAAAACATCCCGTGAATAAAGGAGAAATCTCTGCAGACACTGAGCTGCAGAACCCATGAGTCCAGTTGAAAACAATCTGATTAGGTCGGAAGAAGGAGAGGGGGTGGGGCTCAGTGTCTGAggccagactgtgtgtgtgtgtgtgtgtgtgtgtgggcaagtTATGAATGTAAAAGTGTGCATTTGAGGTCAAAAAGACTTGACAGATTTTATTCAACCACACATTTTGTGAGAGACAGTCTTAATAACACTCTGGTGGTTGGTTACATAAAGTCATTGTTGGCTCAATGAGTGAAGTCTTTGACTGTTGTTTAGAAATTGTAGTGAAATGTTCAATTTTAAAATTGGTGTTATCAACACACAGTGTTTTAGTGTATCATGGTGATGTCTGGTCTGTGCAGACAAACATCACATCTATTGTAAGGCTGCTTGTAACAATTCCACCGAAGAGGTTGAtcacatttgtgtctgtttgtgaaaAGCTTAACTAAAAAATAAAGGACACATTTGAATGAATCTCTCTGGGGGTGTAGGTTATAGCCCAAGGAAGATTTAAGTGGTGATATGAATGGATTCAGAATACAGTTGTTTTAGGGTCTTTCTTTACAGCTCTCACAATGTTTCTGTCATCAACTGCTGAAGTCTTCCTTGAAGTCATCCACCTAATATCTGTTGCTCAGTACACCAGTGGTTTCATTCCAAATGGTTGTACTGGCTATGGCCAATGTTTGTGCAATGGCTCTGATTGATTTCCCATCTTCTCTCAAATTCACAATTGCTTGTGTTTCACCCATAGACAGTTCTCTGGTTTCACATTCAGTGCTATTTATTGTTGGAATAAACAATGTATGGGACACAACccacctgtcagtcacatgtttcAATACTTTTGCTAACATGAAAATTGGGACAAAAGGTGctatcttctatgttgtgtatcagatccagatgtaaatacctggaagtaaaagctgtaatgttcatcttttgtctcatattcatcgtttgatgtcaaacccaaatgtttcaGACCACGGCAAAAATAAAgcaattggcctcactgttctaATACTATAGGGGGGCACTGtagttttaattaaatgtttaaccCTGCCAGACAGGGGAGTGCAGACACTGCAGAAACGTTTGTACTCTCTGAGTGCTTACTATAGCTTTTATACCATTTAGTGTATTTTGAGTTCTCAGAGCCACAGGCAACACTGTCAtatatcttgttttgtctaatCAGCTTTCAATAGCCCTTAGGATACATAACATCAAACAGAGCAGCAAATCTTCAAACTGAGAAGCTTGAATTATCAATTATAGTGTATTTTTTCCCTCACAATTATTGACTAACACCACAGCTTGATTATGAATTTAGCTTTTTCTGATGCTCActcacatttgcacacacaggCGCGGTCCATCATCCAGATGAGCGATGAGCAGTATTCGCAGTATGTGGGGATGCTGTACTGCGTAGACTTAAAGATGTGACCATTGTGCTCTTCCACCTGCGGGGGGCAGCAGAGCACAGGTTAATTCAGAGTTGATGTACATTACTATCTCAtgtttttagagctgcaactaacgcttATTttcatcaattaatctgttgattattttctcgattaatcgagtaactgTTTGTTAAcgaacgttgatcagtgtttgtcagacctggaaatgatgacgttcttgaatgtcttgttttgtccacaaaccaaaatgattcagtttaaatgatttctttgttatatggagcaaatctactagaaaatattgacatttaagaagctaaaacagtcagaaatcttgttttaatcatgaaaaaagcttcaaaatcgataaatagattatcaaaattaatttagtaatcgattaatcgagtaattgtttcagctctttatGTTTTTCTCGTTCTTTATAGCCAGGTTTTATTCTGGTCACtggtgtatttatatattggTTTAAACAGTAAATGGAGGTGTAGAGAACTGACTGTTGGAGCAAAGTATCATCTTTATTTTGTAATGATGAGAATCAACTGAGAATGAACTCAGACTCACAATGTCGGCGTCCTTTTTCCTCCGCTTTTTGCGTTCAGGTTTGACTACCTGCtgctggaaaacaaaataaaacatctgagATATTACAACTATAACAGataactttgacaaaaaaaatctgtgcaaacacaattttgaatgataataataaaaactgcatATATGTGTTTCATTTCCAAGGCAGTCAGGAGGCAGTTACATGTCCTTACCTTGCTGAGTGTACTGTCCAGAGGTTTATACTCTGTCATGAACTCATCCAGGAAAACCTTAAAGGTGTTGACCCACACTTTGACAGGAGACTCACTCCAGACCCTCTGCTCCTGACGCATAGTCTTCTCCAAGATTTGCTCAAACAGAGCATAGAGGTCTTTGTAGCGGATACTCTTCCCATCATCCATCTAGGGAGAAAGATAATAGAGTCATAGGGAGGgcaaaacatttacagtattataAAGAGTAATCTTAAAGCTGATGTCAGTGAAATAAACTTTCTATGTAGCGCTATATATACTTTTCATAGAGCGCTATATTCCAACACTGATCCCGAGGATTAGGACACAAAGTTAGACAAAGCACTGGcagtaaattcaaattcatCATGCAAAAGGTGTTGACCACACTTACAGCGAGTGCGGTGGAATATGAGTTGAAGATGTTCAGACGGAATTCTTTCAAAGCCTTTTTAAAGACGACGTCCACCATGGTGTCCTTCTTACTGTCCTCGGTGTCCAAGTCGTTGATCTGAAATAAGACACCACAGCCACATTAGTGATGAAAGCATTGTGAGGAAATGACTTTGCTGATACCAACAGAACAAGGTGTGTTGGGTGAGTGCATGTTGGGTCACACCTTCTTCATTAGGAAGTCATTCATGGTCCTGTAGTCATTGGTGCAGGTGAGGATCTGCAGTGCATCGCTCTGCCACTGCGTAGGTTCCAGAGCCACGCTGCTGATCTTTACACTGCGCCGCCGCTTCACTTTGGGAGATGGGTCCTTGTTCTCCTTCAAGTCTCGATCCAGCATCATATCAGGACTGCAGGGTGGTGACATGCTTTCCTGACCTGCTGAGTGGAGGAAACCACCATTAGTGACAGATCTACAGGAATTGTAGTTTAACGGAAGTTACGTCAAATGAATGGCAAGTACATTCAAAGATTTACAATACATTGTTTCATTGATTGATGTCTCTCAATATGCAATAATCAGTTAGATAAAAATGCCATTAAATAATGCACCTTCTCCCAGAAGTGGACCAGTTTCTCCATAGTCTCCATCCAGGGAATCATTCCCACTAAGCAGCTTTTCTCTGGACGACTTCTTGTCCCCGTACTTGGGTTTACCCCAGAAACGCATCTTACCACGAACCCTgttaaaaaaccaaaacaaaattcATCAACATTAACCGATTACTGGTGAAAACTGTTAGTGACTACATATATTACAgcattaaaactaaaatgagGCAAAACTACAAATGCTGTCAACGCTAAGCTAACCTTCCATCTTGTGAGTTCTTGTTCATTGAGTCCACTTTGACCAAATCTCCCGACGACATGGCTTTGTGCACTTTCTTCGGTTCCTGAGAGCTCGCAGGCTGAAACGAATAGTGAATGGATTTTATTATTGTGCATTATGATCCTAATTCAGGCCAGCAGATGACAGCATcacatcacagcagctgcatTAACTGCATCATGTATTTACAGTTACAATGTCCTCTGTGTCATAGTAAAAGTATAAATGCATAATATCACAGTGCTTCTGAACTTCTTAAAACAAGTCTTAAGTGACTAAAGGTTGAAAACATATGGTACAAAGCATTttctcaagaaaaaaaacaacaaaaaggcaCAAGTTAGAAAATCAAGTGGAAAGTTGAGGATGATTAGAACATTTTTTCCCAAGGATTCTCCAGGTTTACTTagtgacagaaaaaagagatgaaCAGAACCCAGTGTGGTGCAAATACTGTTATTTAACtagacaggggaaaaaaagggagagaagtCATGGTTAGAGCTGTCAGAGAACGAGAAGCCAATGTTAGAGAAGCAACTATGTTACAAGCTGGACAAGCAACATTTAAAgccaaacacatttcaaaattcATCTGCATCTGATACTTATTTCTAAAAGTCAAGCAAAATGGATTAATGGCtgtgttattatttatgtaatAGACAAAATCACGATACATTCTCTTGGCAGGATCAGGTAATATTTTGTTTTAGCGAGTATTCTAATGTCTTTAAAATACCAGTTttgaaatatattaaataaaatataaaaaaattaaagattaaaatgtgAAAGTGTCATATTAGATATCATTTGACGAAAACGGCTTTGTTGAAGCTGATCTGTATGTGCTCTCCGCTGAAGGGGGTTAGAAAAGTCAAGAAGAAGAAACGTTTTAAGAAAGCAGAGAGGGCCACTGTAGGTGAGGATGGTGCCTGTTACCATGTCTGAGTCACTGAAACAGGACTCTCGTAAGCCTGCCTCCGCGGAGCTCTGTTTGGAGAGGGGTAGAGTGTAATGACGGGGGCTGTGGGAGCTGTCACCATCATAGTCATCCTCATCTGAATCGCCCCCAACTGAAAGGATAGGGGCGCGGGTGAGGAAGTCGGAGCGGGTCCGTGCCATTCtggctttctttttttggcctgCTCTGCCAACCTGGAGTTTAGCAGAGGTGACAGCATCATGTTTAAAAAGGTACTTTAAGCCGCAAAGTTGTGCTTTGTGAATGTCAGCTGGGTAAGAGTGGGGGCTATCCTGCTGAAATTCACTCatatttcatgattaaaaaaagtcactcctgcacatttgcacacacatgctgtagGTCTGTTTTCTGAAAATTAAACAGAAGAGATTACTTACATCCCGCACCTTTGTTCCTTTAGAGGGTTTGGACACTGATGTTGGTCCTTCTCTGGGAAGCGTCAAGTGTGTTTCTTCAGTGACAGCATCACTGTTATAcctgctggaaaaacaaaagaaaaatattagtaaaaaaaaaaaaaaagaaccattGTCATTTATACAAATTAAGTGGCAACCAAAACCAATGTCAATAAAATTGCAATTGCACACAcaattaaatgcattatttaaagtatatttatgtttttatcatcCAGATTCTTCTGATGTGCCTTCATGATACCACTAGGGTGCACCAAAGTCAGAAAACATAGAATTCATCCATTAGTACTGGCTTGATTTATTTCTCTTGTCTATTTTTAACGAGACTATAATAAATATTTGTACCATGATTCCAacagaaacatacagtacatcacacTAGCAGAACATCAGCAATGTACTAGTTCATTACTCACTGAGTAAATGTCACTTTGTCctttggagaaaagaagatgTTTCCAGGTTTATCCGTCATGTTCACCACGGTACCCTGATGACTTGGTGGTTTGCTGTTAGCTGTTCTCACTCTggttcctcctccatctctggacTCCAATGTGAGCTTGGGTGCCCAGCCATCAGCAGCAGACCTGCTGTCCATTTGTTTTTTCCTGGGAGCAGAAGCTGGTGGAGGAGGCAGCTGGGGGTATTGCATTTCAACACCAGGGGGAGAGTGCAGTGACGGAGCACTGGAGTCTGACTGTGTTCTGGGATGAGGTGCGAGTGCTCTTGTCCTCTCAGTCAGCAGTGAACTGGGTCGAGGGGGTTTGCCAGAGGTTTCAGTCGCACCAACATCTTCCGCACCCCGTCGACTCTGCTGTATCCGGTGCAGAGCTTCACCTCTTTGTTTCTCAAACATGTCTCTCTCATATTGAGCGAAGTAAAGGCGCTGCTGCTCGAGCACTTCTTTTTGTTGTCTGATTTGCTCCATCATCTCCCTTTCATTCTGCTGTCGCTGACTACGCtgcctctcctctttctcctcgtTCAGTCGCACTAGTTTCTCAATGACAATCTGGTCGGCCTGGAGAACAGAGGTAGAGGCCGGGACGGGACTTTGAGGCACAGCTACTGGGCCTGGTTTCTGTGGTGATGTGGTCAAGTCTCCAGTTTGGGCTGAAGAATCTCGAACCTCTAAAGCTGGACGGACAAGATCGCTCAGCTCTTCACTTAATGGCGTTTCTTTCTGCATACTGATGACCACAACCACTGGCCGACGCAATGACTCTGCCCGCTCTCTCAGAGGCTTTGTAACAGTGGAGTTGGTTGTAGCAACAGctgcctctgtgttttgttGAGGCTTTTCAGCAGTTTGAGGGAAGATGGCTGTGCTGCCTTCACTAGCAGGGAAATAAAAGGTCGGGAGGTAGTTTTCAATTTTGGGTGGATGTGTGGTTTGAGAGGTGGCTGCCAGATGAATTGTGTTCTGGTTCTGGCAGCATGGTGGAGACACAACATCAGCAAACTCTGCTCTATATGACTCATCGGGCTCTGGGCTTATTAAAGCAACCTCTCCATAAGACTCAGGGACTGAATCTATTGTAGGAAGAGAGGAGCAGGAGTCCTCGCTGTCCATCAACTCTTCTGTAGCCTTGGGCGGCTCCTCATCCATGCTGAGAAGCTCAAAGCTGCCTTTGGAGCTCTGGCTGTCAGGTGTGCCCTGGGGTGAACGAAGGGGCGGGGTTACAGGGGGCACCAACTCCACAGACCAACGCCGTTCCTCAGAGGGGGACGAAGCTCCTCCACTGGTTGCTCGGACCTTGAGGAGCTCCAGGCTGAACTTCGCCTGCTCTAATTCTCTCATCCGTCGGCTGGCTCTCTTGGAGCGAGTGGTTTTCTGACTGGGCTCATCTACAGTTCTGGCTCTTTCTCGCACCACCACAGTGGACGCTGAGATTGAGGCTGGGGCTTCAGGTTGTGCTGTAGAGGTTTGCTCTTTTGTTGTAGCatgttctcctccatctcctgaCTCATAGCTGCTGATACTTTTCAGGTTCCTTTCTCGTTGTTCATAGGAGCGATCCTCCCAAGTGCTGAGGTCCAACCCCATTATTCTCTCAGATggcccctcctcttcctctggtgAAAGACTCACCTGACCATTGTGTAGCTGAAgcagcttctcctgctgctccttcttctctctcagtctctgttCTCTCAGTTTTTTGAAgctgtgaataaaaaacaaacaaaacaaaaggactCAAACCTCAGCTGATGTCAAACTGCTTCCTAGGCACAGTTAGAGTTTGATCAAATCTATTGTTCCCAA from Solea solea chromosome 5, fSolSol10.1, whole genome shotgun sequence harbors:
- the myo9aa gene encoding unconventional myosin-IXAa isoform X6 gives rise to the protein MSARDGVGGIGTLGRRQRFENSEFTLRIYPGALAEGTIYCPISARKTTTAAEAIEHVIQRLQLDRTKCYVLAEVKEFGGEEWILNPSDCPVQRMMLWPRVALEHRSLSGGEDYRFLLRLKNLDGSIHYGGSLQMWLQVTEERRRMMERGLLPQPESQGVQADLCCLPELNERSLLDNLRSRFRQEKIYTYVGSILIVINPFQFLPIYNPKYVKMYDNHTLGDLEPHIYAVADVAYHTMLQRRRNQCIVISGESGSGKTQSTNFLIHHLTALSQKGFASGVEQIILGAGPVLEAFGNAKTAHNNNSSRFGKFIQVNYQESGIVRGAYVEKYLLEKSRLVYQEHNERNYHVFYYLLAGASEEERAAFHLKKPEEYHYLSQMTKTTHQPHWDSYYESEPDCFTVEGEDLRHDFERLQLAMEMVGFLSTTRKQIFSLLSAILHLGNICYKRKTYRDDSIDICNPEVLPVVSELLEVKEEILFEALTTRKTVTVGEKLIVPYRLSEAGTVRDSMAKSLYSALFDWIVFRINHALLNLKDLEDTTQVLSIGVLDIFGFEDYENNSFEQFCINFANERLQHYFNQHIFKLEQEEYRAEGISWRNIDYIDNTGCINLISKKPTALFHLLDEECNFPQATNQTLLDKFKRQHEGNSYIEFPAVMEPAFIIRHYAGKVKYGVKDFREKNTDHMRPDIVALLKSSKNAFICSLIGIDPAATFRWAVLRSYFRAVVAFRDAGKRHTQKKSGHDDAAPCAVLKSVDSFSFLQHPVHQRSLEILQRCKEEKYSVTRKSPRTPLSDLQGSNAVNEKSPRDSPGLGWNGRLGRHNRLSSSNFVTDEDGIFVNSASSKLLERAHDIIMRNKNYKSKPVLPKHLLNVKSLKHLSNLTLHDRITKSLLHLHKKKKPPSISAQFQASLNKLMETLGQSQPYFVKCIRSNAEKLPLRFNDNLVLRQLRYTGMLETVRIRQSGYNITYGFKDFVHHFCVLLPEGTSATREGIQQCLDQLHLKPDGYQVGKTMVFLREVERQRLQALLHKEVLRLIVMLQQRFRARLERRQFVRMREAAICIQKWWRFYRSIEEEEEEDDYDPNVQEGAALCLQTHWRGYRERQRFRLWRDAALVLQRAWRLWLRRRCTAALVIQTAWRCHQAREDYLRLYDVVVRLQAVSRGFLARQSFKKLREQRLREKKEQQEKLLQLHNGQVSLSPEEEEGPSERIMGLDLSTWEDRSYEQRERNLKSISSYESGDGGEHATTKEQTSTAQPEAPASISASTVVVRERARTVDEPSQKTTRSKRASRRMRELEQAKFSLELLKVRATSGGASSPSEERRWSVELVPPVTPPLRSPQGTPDSQSSKGSFELLSMDEEPPKATEELMDSEDSCSSLPTIDSVPESYGEVALISPEPDESYRAEFADVVSPPCCQNQNTIHLAATSQTTHPPKIENYLPTFYFPASEGSTAIFPQTAEKPQQNTEAAVATTNSTVTKPLRERAESLRRPVVVVISMQKETPLSEELSDLVRPALEVRDSSAQTGDLTTSPQKPGPVAVPQSPVPASTSVLQADQIVIEKLVRLNEEKEERQRSQRQQNEREMMEQIRQQKEVLEQQRLYFAQYERDMFEKQRGEALHRIQQSRRGAEDVGATETSGKPPRPSSLLTERTRALAPHPRTQSDSSAPSLHSPPGVEMQYPQLPPPPASAPRKKQMDSRSAADGWAPKLTLESRDGGGTRVRTANSKPPSHQGTVVNMTDKPGNIFFSPKDKVTFTQYNSDAVTEETHLTLPREGPTSVSKPSKGTKVRDVGRAGQKKKARMARTRSDFLTRAPILSVGGDSDEDDYDGDSSHSPRHYTLPLSKQSSAEAGLRESCFSDSDMPASSQEPKKVHKAMSSGDLVKVDSMNKNSQDGRVRGKMRFWGKPKYGDKKSSREKLLSGNDSLDGDYGETGPLLGEGQESMSPPCSPDMMLDRDLKENKDPSPKVKRRRSVKISSVALEPTQWQSDALQILTCTNDYRTMNDFLMKKINDLDTEDSKKDTMVDVVFKKALKEFRLNIFNSYSTALAMDDGKSIRYKDLYALFEQILEKTMRQEQRVWSESPVKVWVNTFKVFLDEFMTEYKPLDSTLSKQVVKPERKKRRKKDADIVEEHNGHIFKSTQYSIPTYCEYCSSLIWMMDRACVCKLCRYACHRKCCQRTTTKCSKKFDPELSSRQFGVEVSRLTNDDKTVPLVVEKLINYIEMHGLYTEGIYRKSGSTNKIKELKQGLDTDVESMNLDDYNINVIASVFKQWLRDLPNPLLTFELYEEFIRAMGLQDKKEMIRGVYSIIDQLNRTHICTLERLIFHLVRVALQEETNRMSANALAIVFAPCILRCPDTIDPLQSVQDISKTTACVELIICEQMSKYRLRLKDIHTLEFAENKAKFRLTVIRRSMGKGHLQRLSYNTPSPPLSPRLPPVANTVVEESGGEEGADSLVEISEYQQAAMQQEERVLTEQIESLQKEKEELTFEILTLEPRASDDETLESEASIGTADSSENLNVDSEETISDFSERGPALTSPWPRRSDGRSPRRRILHRQPDSLDSVDSCSSVSSYSSSSHYHPLSSSSSTRRFRFHSKSPPQGSGPAQSQSQSLNTSQASSDSIEMSPTGDLEGMHDNRPQFTSRGTFNPEKSKQKLKGAKHSPKRHSRDSGGHSRDPPDIPQSLVLYGNNEFMV